The DNA region AACTTGTTTACAGTTTATTTTTGTAAACACCCTTTTCCACATCATTAATTTTGCAAAAAGTCAAGATTTACTAACATCTTGGCTTTTATTCACATCTTGTGGAAAACTTTTCTTAACAATGTGAATTTTAAATATTATCTGTGGAAAACTTTTGTTTTTTATGGTACACTATTCTAGTGAATACAAAGTGAGAGGAGGAAACTATGAACCAAGAGCAGTTATTTTGGCAACGCTTTATTGAACTAGCTAAAATAAGTTTTAAACCATCTATTTATGATTTCTATGTTGCAGGTGCAGAATTACTAAGTATTCACCAACAAATAGCAAAAATTTTCTTAAATCGCCCCTTTAAAAAAGATTTCTGGGAAAAAAACTTTGAAGAGCTAATGATCGCTGCTAGTTTTGAAATTTACGGTGAGCCTCTCACCATCCAATACCAGTTTACAGCGGATGAAAAAGAGACAAATAGCATTTCCAATGGAAGAAAGCAGGTAACTCAACAGACTGCTGAAATTTCTGATTCACAAGAAAAACTAAAACCCGTTCATTCTGATATAAAACCTCAATATACCTTTACAAATTTCGTACAAGGTGACAATAACCATTGGGCTAAAGCAGCAGCTTTAGCTGTATCGGATAATCTAGGTGAACTCTATAATCCATTGTTTATTTTTGGGGGACCAGGTCTTGGAAAGACGCATATTCTCAATGCGATTGGTAATAAGGTTTTAGCTGATAATCCTCAGGCTCGAATAAAATATGTTTCCTCAGAAACATTCATCAATGAATTTTTGGAACACCTCCGTCTTAATGACATGGAAAACTTCAAGAAAACCTATCGCAATCTTGATTTGCTTTTAATCGATGATATTCAATCTCTCCGTAGTAAAACTTCTACTCAGGAAGAATTTTTCCATACGTTTAATGCCTTGCATGGGAAAAATAAGCAGATTGTCCTCACCAGTGACCGCAATCCTGACTATTTAGATAATTTAGAAGAACGATTGGTTACACGCTTCAAATGGGGATTGACTAGTGAAATCACTCCTCCAGATTTTGAAACTAGGGTAGCTATTTTACGTAACAAATGTGAGACATTCCCTTATGATTTCACCAATGAGACTTTATCCTATCTAGCAGGACAATTTGATTCAAACGTTCGGGATCTTGAGGGAGCTTTAAAAGATATCAATTTGATTGCCACCATGCGCAACCTGTCCGAGATAACAGTAGAAGTTGCTGCCGAAGCCATCCGTTCCCGAAAACAAACAAATCCACAAAATATGGTTATTCCCATTGAGAAAATTCAAACAGAAGTTGGAAATTTCTATGGAGTTAGCCTAAAAGAATTAAAGGGAGCTAAGCGTGTCCAACATATTGTTCATGCACGACAAATTGCTATGTTTTTAGCACGTGAGATGACAGATAACTCACTGCCAAAAATTGGAAAAGAATTTGGTAATCGTGACCATACAACGGTTATGCATGCTTACAATAAAATAAAATCTTTACTGTTGGATGATGATAATTTAGAGATTGAGATTACCAGTATAAAAAACAAGCTCCGTTAACCTGTGTATAACTTTAAAAAAAGTTTACACTTTTTCCACAAATTGTGAACAAGTCAAGTTACGCTATTCTAAAAGGATTGCATTACTTTTCCACAGAATACACAGATACTACTATTACTATTAACCTTATAGATTAAAATAAAGGAGAATCCATGATTCAATTTTCAATCAACAAAACTGCATTCTTACAGGCGCTTAATATCACAAAACGGGCAATCAGTACTAAAAATGCAATTCCTATTCTTTCAACAGTAAGGATTTCCGTAACGAGTGAGGGAATTACTCTGACTGGTTCAAATGGCCAAATTTCCATTGAACATTTTATCTCAACTCAAGATGAAAATGCTGGTCTATTGATTAGTTCTTCTGGTTCGATTCTTTTAGAAGCTGGTTTCTTTATCAATGTGGTTTCTAGTATGCCTGATTTAGTAATTGATTTTAATGAAATTGAACAAAAACAGGTTGTTTTAACCAGTGGTAAGTCAGAAATTACCTTAAAAGGAAAAGAAGCTGATCAATATCCTCGTTTACAAGAAGTACCAGCTTCAAAGCCTTTGATACTAGAAACCAAAGTACTAAAACAAACTATTAACGAAACCGCTTTTGCTGCTTCCCAACAGGAAAGTCGTCCGATTTTAACCGGTGTTCACTTTGTTTTGACTGATAATAAAAATTTAAAGACAGTTGCGACGGATTCACACCGCATGAGTCAACGTAAATTAGTTTTAGATAAACCTGGTGATGACTTTAATGTCGTTATTCCTAGCCGTTCTTTAAAAGAATTTGCAGCTGTTTTTACAGATGATATTGAAACGGTGGAAGTATTCTTCTCAAACAATCAAATTCTTTTTAGAAGCGAGCATATCAGTTTCTATACACGTTTGTTAGAAGGAACTTACCCAGATACAGATCGCCTGATTCCAACCGATTTTAAAACAACTGCTATCTTTGATACAGCAAAACTTCGTCATTCTATGGAACGTGCTCGTCTACTTTCAAATGCGACACAAAATGGCACTGTTAAATTGGAAATTGCCAATCATGTTGTATCAGCTCATGTAAACTCTCCAGAGGTTGGACGTGTAAATGAGGAAATAGATACTTTGGAAGTTGCGGGCGAAGACTTAATCATTAGTTTTAACCCAACTTATTTGATTGAAGCTTTAAAAGCCATTAGTAGCGAGCAAGTTAAAATCAGCTTTATCTCTTCTGTTCGTCCATTTACTTTGGTTCCAAGCGGTGAAGATGAAGATTTTATACAGTTAGTTACACCAGTGCGTACTAACTAATGAATGTAAGTAAAAACGGCAAGTCTGCCGTTTTTTATGTTATACTTAACAGGAAAGGGAAAGATTTATTTTTGTAAAATGAATTAGTCTAGTAATAAACAAAATTTAGAAGATTTTTTTCTCTTAATCAGAGAAAAAAGAGATAGCAAAGCGCTCAATTAAGAGAATTTATAAGGAGTTAGTATGTATCAATTAGGATCTTTTGTGGAAATGAAAAAGCCTCATGCCTGCATCATTAAATCGACTGGCAAGAAGGCTAATAAATGGAAAATTATTCGTTTAGGAGCGGATATAAAAATTTGCTGTAGCAATTGCGAACACGTAGTTATGATGAGCCGACATGATTTTGAACGGAAGATGAAAAAAGTTTTGTAAAAAAATATGCAACCTGAAAAAATGGTTTTATTTGCTCTTGTTTTATGTCTGACTTGCAGGTTAATCTTGTTTATAGTAAGTATTAAAAAACTTCACATCTCAATGTTTTTCTCTTTGAGGTGTTTTTTTCTTTTCAGGAGACTAAGTATTAAGATTTTATATTTTTTACGAATAAATAGGTGAGGTCATAAGAAGGGAGGAATACAATGAAGCCAATAATTTTGTTTTTTACTCATCGAAGGCATTCTTGCCTGAGTCATTTTAATTAAACATATTTGTTAGATGGAGATAAAAAAAGAGAACTGATATGACAATATTTGAAAAACGGTGCCAAGGCTAAAAGGAAAGGATACTGAGGTGAAAAAGATGACAAATTTTATACAAACAATGGAAAATAAATATCAACAATTGGACTCTTTATATGTTTCTTCACCTCTACTAATAAAATTATTGATAGCAATTGGTGTAGCCGCTATTGTGTTAGCAATTGGTTCGATGATCCTTCCAATTGTATACAAATCAGGGCAAGATTTTGGTGAATTTTTATATAACAATTAAACCACTTAACGAAACATTAGATAGAAACTGAAATAAAAAAGGAGAACTAACATGACAACATTTGAAAAAATGGATAATAATTTTGTAATCCTAACTAATCAAGAATTGACGACAATCAAAGGTGGATCAAATTTGTTTAGCGATATTGGAGGATTTATTAACAAGACTTGGCAGACTTTATATAATTCTGGTCGTGATTTTGGTCGCAGTATTATCAATGGAATTATACGATAAAAAATTTTAATTTTAATAAGGAAGAAAATATGAAACATTTGAATAAATATGAAACACTTGAACAAAATGAACTTGAATATACTCAAGGTGGGGGAGCTGGACTCATTATTGTTGGAATAATCGCAACTCCATTTATCCTTGGTACTATTGCTGGAGGAGCTGATGAGTATGCTCGTAAGAAAGGACATAAATAATGTTACAAAATGCTATTCAATTTTATAATGAACATAGAACTGTCATTATTACAACCATTGCCATCATAGCCTTGTGTACAATCTATCCTCCAGTATTTCGTACCATCTATGAGACTGGTAGGGATTTTGGTAGTAGTGTAGTAAGAGCTTTATTAGCCAAATAATAAAATAAATCTATCATAAAACTGTTATATTGACGACAAAAAAATAACATAAAAATGACTTAGCAATATGACTTAAGTGTTGTATTGCTTTTCATATGCTGTTTTCAAGTAGTTAAAAGTATTCAAGAAGATATGAGCCAGAATAGAGAAAATACAACTAAAATAAAAAAATATAACTGACATGACAACATCTGAAAAAGGTAATATGACTGATTTTATAGAAGAACTGTACAAAAATCGGTTATATATAGTTTGGGGTACGAGTGCAATTGTAGGATTTATTGCAGGCATCGTAGTTGGTTTAAATAGTATTAAGTAGCTATGAGGAGAGCCATTTTCAGATTACTTTGTTTCTTTATATTGATGGCTGGAAATCAGATTATTTTGAAAAATTTTATGTAATTTGTGAAACATAGTTTTTTTAAAGATGTTTTAACTATACTTACTTTTTTGTATTAACCAAGGTAACTTTTTTTGTTGCGTCTTCTATTCTACTATGTTACAATACAGAATATAAACGTTTTATAACTTTAAAAGATATATCCTAATATAAACAATTTCTTAGTTATTTTTTCATGAAAGGAGTTGGTCTTACGAGAATATCTATAAAAAAAGCTATCATAGTGATAGCATTGTTGTTAGGGGTAGTTTCTCCGACTGTTTTATCAAGGGATATACTAGATTATTCCTTAGTTTCTCCACGCATAGGTTCTGTGGCAACAGGTCGCATGATCAAGCAGAATGCTTTAAGGGGTGTTAATCGGAACTACTCTACGGGTGGTGGAAAGACACTGAATACTTCTATCCGAAATGCCTATAGTAGAAATGATATAATACCGGCATATTCCCTGCCATCAGGTAGTAGGATTGTCATGTCTTGTAATGTCAGTGGTAGTAATTACGTAGACGAATCTACTACAGTAGCTATACCAACTCAATTTGGAAATCTAGTTAGAGTGGCAACCAATGGTAATTGGAGTCCAGATGAATATTAAATAATAGTTTTTATTAGGAAATTATTTATTGGGTCTATGGAGCTAGTAGGATTCGTTCTTCTAGCTCCTTATTGTTGTTAGGAGGTAAAAGTGAGATTTTTATTAAAAAATGTAAAAAGAACAGTTTTTTCTAAAAAAATGCTCTTGTCTTTGATGTTAGCTTTTTTTTGTATTCTAATCGGTAATACGATTGCTTTTAATGGCATCTACCAACTAGAAGGACTTTCATTATTTTTTGCAGGTTCCAGTATTAGAGGCTTTTCACCGATTAGTCTTGTGGCAGCAGTCATTAGCACCATTCCAATAGTAGGTCAAGTGATAGAAGATAGTAAGCACCATTTTCTGCGGTTACAATTACAGAGAATACCGTGTCGGAAGTATATGTACGTATTACTCGCAACTGCTGCTATTTCTGGATTTGTAGCGCTTTTTTTACCCTATATGTTATTGTTAGTATCTAATTTGTGTATAACTCCTTACAAAGAAATATATATTGGAGAATACCAAGGAGTTTTTAAGTCTATTTTTGACACCAATCAGCTGCTCTACTGTATGTTGTTAACTACTTGGTATGGAATTTTTGGGAGTGTCTTTTCGATATTTGGTGTGGCCAGTTCTCTTATTTTTCGTCAGAAAATTGTTGGCATATTTTTTCCATGTCTTTATATGATTTTAGGTGGTCTAGTTTTTACCTTATTAAACCTATCCTATTTGGAACCTGTCGGTATAATCTCTTGGGGCTATCAAGGACAATTGAATTTTAACCTTGTTTTTCTCCATCTTTTCTGTATTTTTATCATTAGTCTTGGAGCTATTGTATATCATTTTCATTTTCGGATGGAGGATGATGTATGAAATACTTCAGAATTTTGTTCTTTCAAAGAAAATCAACTATTATCAAATTATGTTCTTTGTTGTTGCTGATTAGTATTATTTTTTCAAATTCTGTATACCAGTCCTTTTCACACCGCTATCAGGTGACACCGAATAGTTTCACCTGGCTAATCATTCTTTTTCAAGATATAACAACTGGTATTTATCTCTTACCGATTATCTATAGTTCCATGTTATTGTTTTGTCTAGAAGCTTTTACAAAAGATACTGTTGTTAGCCTGCGTTTTTTCTCTCTTAAACATAAGCATTACTTTTTATTAAAATATAGCCTGTTACTTCCTTTCTTATTTCTATCGTTCCTCTTACTTTTATCGCTTGTCATGGGACTACTAAATGGTTTTTCCTTCTCTATTTCTTCAGTAATTCAACCAATTTTATCAGAAATTTATGAAGTGAATCATATATCAAGTTGTCGAAGTCTATTCTTGATTCTTTTTTGTTTCCTCTCCTATCTTCTTTTTTTATCCGAAATGACTGTATTCCTTTTTCTTTTCTTTAAAAAAAGAAATATTGTCATCGCAACTCTATTTTCTTTTTTAGTAATACAATCTGTTTTCTGGCTTTATCCCATCAATTTATCAGTTAATCAACTTTTTCCTATTCATCATTATATTTTAAAATCAGAAAATTATGGTGTTGAGATCATTTACTGGCTTAGTCTATTATCCATTTGTTTCTTACTGAACGTATATAAAATCCGAAGTACAAAATGGGAGGAATAGGAAATGAGATGGTCTGTTGATATTAAAAATTCCTTGTTATGGGAATGGCGATGTTTGATCTCTACGAATCAGTTTTATGTTTATCTATGGTTATCAGTTTTTTACTTTGTATTGTTGGCAATATTTAAGTTTCTCGATGCTGAGATGGTTGACTATATTTTAAAAGGTCCAGGTATTAGAGATTTAGAAACCATCAACCTGCTCTTTTATTTATTATTTCAGGCACAAAATGTTTTTCTACTTCATCAAATGTTTTTTGGCTTATCAACAGCTAATTTTAATTTATCTGTCTTGAGAATGGGAAGTATGAAGAATTGGTGTATGATACACATTTTATTTTTGCTTTTCGTATCATTTTCGTTAGGATTTTTACAGACAATTGCTGTATTTATTCTAGGAAATATGGAATGGATATTTTTAGTTCATTTTTTCATAGTCAATAGTGTTAATTTTATTTTATTCAGTTCTTTATTGTTTTTATTGTTTTGCTTAAATGTTTCTGAATTAGCTTCTTTTGGTATTACTTATTCTTTTCTTGTTTTTACTGTTTTTGCAGGTGAAATATTAGGTGAGCATACCAATTATATATTTACTATCTTAGCGAGGGTATACGAATACAATAAAACAGCAACAATGTCCATTTGGATTGGTGTCATCTTCGAGATGATAGTGAGTATATCAATACTCTTATTTGTAAGGCGTAAATGTTCTTGAAAGGGGAAAATATACATGACTGATAGTATCATTAAAATTGAAAATCTTAGTAAAAAATTTAATAACAACGATTTATTTGATCAGTTACATTTTGAATGTTCAAAAGGGAAAATAATAGGTATAACGGGTGTAAATGGTTCTGGAAAAAGTGTTCTGTTTAAACTGATTGCAGGTCTTATGAAACCTGATTCAGGAAGCATTAAAGTATATGGGGAGGATATAGTTGGTAACATTCCTTCTCATCTAGGTGCCTTGATTGAAGAACCGGGGTTTATTCCGAATTACACTGGTTTTGAAAATTTGGAATTTTTAGCAGCAATTCAACATGAAATAGGAAAAGAGGAAATTATTCAAGCTTTAAATCAGGTTGGTTTAGTTGAAGATAAGGACAAAAAAGTAAAAAACTACTCTCTCGGCATGAAGAAGAAACTAGGCATTGCTCAATCTATTATGGAAAAGCCAAAGATTCTCTTATTAGATGAGCCGACAAATGCATTGGACAGACAAAGTGTTTCCAAAATACACACATTATTAAAGGAATTATCAAAAGAAAAAGGTGTTACCATTTTATTAGCAAGTCATAATGAGATGGATATTCAGTGCTTATGTGATGAGGTATATATCATTGAAGATAAAAAATGTATTTTACTTGAATAGGATGTTATACGTTTCCAGAATACTCTTTGTGTTGATTGAAACATAAATAAGGTCTGTTGTAATAAGAAATTTTCTGCTATAATAGTCGTGATCGAATTTTTAGATGGAGAAATAAAATATGGCTTTAACAGCAGGTATCGTTGGTTTGCCAAATGTTGGTAAATCAACCTTATTCAATGCAATTACAAAAGCAGGAGCAGAAGCTGCCAACTATCCTTTTGCGACCATTGATCCAAATGTTGGGATGGTAGAAGTACCAGATGAACGTTTACAGAAGTTGACAGAGTTGATTACACCCAAAAAGACAGTACCGACAACTTTTGAGTTTACAGATATTGCTGGTATTGTAAAAGGAGCCTCTAAAGGGGAAGGTCTTGGAAACAAGTTTCTTGCGAATATCCGTGAGGTAGATGCGATTGTTCATGTCGTCCGTGCTTTTGATGATGAAAATGTCATGCGTGAGCAGGGACGTGAAGATGCTTTTGTAGATCCGATTGCCGATATTGATACGATTAACCTAGAGTTGATTTTGGCAGATTTAGAAAGCATCAACAAGCGCTATGCGCGTGTGGAGAAAATGGCTCGTACTCAGAAGGACAAGGATTCGGTTGCAGAGTTTGCAGTCCTTGAAAAAATCAAACCTGTTCTTGAAGATGGAAAATCAGCTCGAACAGTTGACTTTACAGATGAAGAGCAAAAAATTGTCAAGCAGCTTTTCCTATTGACAACAAAGCCAGTTCTTTATGTTGCTAATGTTGACGAAGATAAGGTTGCTGATCCAGATAGCATTGAGTATGTTAAACAGATTCGCGAATTTGCAGCTACAGAAAATGCAGAAGTAGTTGTTATTTCGGCGCGTGCGGAAGAAGAAATTTCTGAGCTTGACGATGAAGACAAGGGTGAGTTTTTAGAGGCGCTTGGTTTGAC from Streptococcus ruminantium includes:
- the dnaA gene encoding chromosomal replication initiator protein DnaA, coding for MNQEQLFWQRFIELAKISFKPSIYDFYVAGAELLSIHQQIAKIFLNRPFKKDFWEKNFEELMIAASFEIYGEPLTIQYQFTADEKETNSISNGRKQVTQQTAEISDSQEKLKPVHSDIKPQYTFTNFVQGDNNHWAKAAALAVSDNLGELYNPLFIFGGPGLGKTHILNAIGNKVLADNPQARIKYVSSETFINEFLEHLRLNDMENFKKTYRNLDLLLIDDIQSLRSKTSTQEEFFHTFNALHGKNKQIVLTSDRNPDYLDNLEERLVTRFKWGLTSEITPPDFETRVAILRNKCETFPYDFTNETLSYLAGQFDSNVRDLEGALKDINLIATMRNLSEITVEVAAEAIRSRKQTNPQNMVIPIEKIQTEVGNFYGVSLKELKGAKRVQHIVHARQIAMFLAREMTDNSLPKIGKEFGNRDHTTVMHAYNKIKSLLLDDDNLEIEITSIKNKLR
- the dnaN gene encoding DNA polymerase III subunit beta codes for the protein MIQFSINKTAFLQALNITKRAISTKNAIPILSTVRISVTSEGITLTGSNGQISIEHFISTQDENAGLLISSSGSILLEAGFFINVVSSMPDLVIDFNEIEQKQVVLTSGKSEITLKGKEADQYPRLQEVPASKPLILETKVLKQTINETAFAASQQESRPILTGVHFVLTDNKNLKTVATDSHRMSQRKLVLDKPGDDFNVVIPSRSLKEFAAVFTDDIETVEVFFSNNQILFRSEHISFYTRLLEGTYPDTDRLIPTDFKTTAIFDTAKLRHSMERARLLSNATQNGTVKLEIANHVVSAHVNSPEVGRVNEEIDTLEVAGEDLIISFNPTYLIEALKAISSEQVKISFISSVRPFTLVPSGEDEDFIQLVTPVRTN
- a CDS encoding DUF951 domain-containing protein, translated to MYQLGSFVEMKKPHACIIKSTGKKANKWKIIRLGADIKICCSNCEHVVMMSRHDFERKMKKVL
- a CDS encoding alcohol dehydrogenase — encoded protein: MTTFEKMDNNFVILTNQELTTIKGGSNLFSDIGGFINKTWQTLYNSGRDFGRSIINGIIR
- a CDS encoding ABC transporter ATP-binding protein, which encodes MTDSIIKIENLSKKFNNNDLFDQLHFECSKGKIIGITGVNGSGKSVLFKLIAGLMKPDSGSIKVYGEDIVGNIPSHLGALIEEPGFIPNYTGFENLEFLAAIQHEIGKEEIIQALNQVGLVEDKDKKVKNYSLGMKKKLGIAQSIMEKPKILLLDEPTNALDRQSVSKIHTLLKELSKEKGVTILLASHNEMDIQCLCDEVYIIEDKKCILLE
- the ychF gene encoding redox-regulated ATPase YchF; its protein translation is MALTAGIVGLPNVGKSTLFNAITKAGAEAANYPFATIDPNVGMVEVPDERLQKLTELITPKKTVPTTFEFTDIAGIVKGASKGEGLGNKFLANIREVDAIVHVVRAFDDENVMREQGREDAFVDPIADIDTINLELILADLESINKRYARVEKMARTQKDKDSVAEFAVLEKIKPVLEDGKSARTVDFTDEEQKIVKQLFLLTTKPVLYVANVDEDKVADPDSIEYVKQIREFAATENAEVVVISARAEEEISELDDEDKGEFLEALGLTESGVDKLTRAAYHLLGLGTYFTAGEKEVRAWTFKRGIKAPQAAGIIHSDFEKGFIRAVTMSYDDLMKYGSEKAVKEAGRLREEGKEYIVQDGDIMEFRFNV